One Rhodococcus sp. P1Y DNA window includes the following coding sequences:
- a CDS encoding cytochrome P450: MSLTSIVAPFRTVESRQELKLLFLAQPIVPVVLLSVRLFGKIRKVPGLGWVVTDPLLARQVFNDANHFTIVGLGGAGFWWKQVLGEWVLELFDGVGHHRIRTAVRDLFAADFTNLLIERAGGESFRSLAEDLAAGKQVDIVAWSRVTVGRVVADLVGMDSNDIADTFPDADPSDIPGLFRLLSKEGENLANYAMGIGSPDMTEEDMASSRQVVHRITSMVPRAYATAGSDTVLGRLRDSGVSEQHAVGLTALMVVAGTQTTIATIGRMVALLHDSGEQHTLLADPSITPDTVRESLRVTSAAAAVGRGVSRDVEVGGKMLKEGDEVKIFVWSINNAIGPFKADRAYVPELRQLWFSGGRHLCIGATLVNVELARVLGALIADGRPWRIVERKARSRLLVPGYEKLVIELV; this comes from the coding sequence ATGAGTCTCACGTCGATCGTGGCCCCGTTTCGAACCGTCGAGAGTAGACAGGAACTGAAACTTCTGTTCCTCGCGCAACCGATCGTTCCTGTTGTGCTGCTCAGTGTTCGGCTGTTCGGCAAGATTCGCAAAGTCCCTGGACTCGGATGGGTCGTCACCGATCCACTTCTGGCGCGGCAGGTGTTCAACGATGCCAACCACTTCACCATCGTCGGTTTGGGCGGAGCTGGATTCTGGTGGAAGCAGGTTCTCGGCGAATGGGTACTGGAGCTGTTCGACGGCGTCGGCCATCACCGCATACGAACTGCGGTGCGAGATTTGTTCGCCGCTGACTTCACGAACCTTCTGATCGAGCGGGCCGGCGGCGAGAGTTTTAGGTCCTTGGCCGAGGATCTAGCAGCAGGGAAGCAGGTCGACATCGTCGCGTGGTCTCGTGTGACGGTAGGCCGAGTCGTCGCCGATCTCGTCGGCATGGACAGCAACGACATCGCGGACACGTTCCCCGACGCGGACCCGTCGGACATCCCCGGGCTGTTTCGTCTGTTGAGCAAAGAAGGCGAGAACCTCGCCAACTATGCAATGGGAATCGGGTCGCCGGACATGACCGAGGAGGATATGGCGTCGTCGAGGCAGGTGGTGCACAGGATCACCTCGATGGTGCCGCGCGCGTACGCGACCGCCGGAAGCGACACTGTGCTCGGACGCCTGCGTGACAGCGGTGTGAGCGAACAACATGCAGTGGGACTCACGGCGTTGATGGTGGTCGCGGGAACGCAAACCACGATCGCGACGATCGGAAGAATGGTTGCACTGCTGCATGATTCGGGCGAGCAGCACACGCTGCTCGCGGATCCGAGTATTACCCCGGACACGGTACGGGAGTCTCTCCGGGTTACCAGCGCCGCGGCGGCAGTCGGACGGGGTGTCTCGCGGGACGTGGAAGTCGGCGGCAAGATGTTGAAAGAAGGAGACGAGGTCAAGATCTTCGTCTGGTCCATCAACAACGCGATCGGCCCGTTCAAGGCCGATCGCGCGTACGTGCCGGAGTTGAGGCAACTCTGGTTCAGTGGTGGTCGACACCTGTGTATCGGCGCGACGCTGGTGAACGTGGAACTGGCCCGTGTGCTCGGCGCTCTGATCGCCGACGGTCGGCCGTGGAGGATCGTCGAGCGCAAAGCACGGTCCCGCTTGTTGGTTCCCGGCTACGAAAAGTTGGTTATCGAGCTGGTCTGA
- a CDS encoding glycosyltransferase family A protein, with translation MSDALWVIIPAYNEEAGISDTLGALAAQQDSDFTLLVVDNGSTDDTCATIVDFAERHPEMRIHVLSEPVKGTGAAADTGMRHAIGEGAELLARTDADCLPAPDWTAQVRCGFASGLRLLSGELRPRTDEGVGRAQLLVVRAAVELASFAGRYRSGNQDPSYLGPYMMTPGCNMAITAELYIEAGGFPRTRIEDVHEDRALVNAVRTITTDYGRRRTMRVYGSQRRVKAWGIVKTLQWYADHRYRPELVDIR, from the coding sequence ATGAGTGACGCACTGTGGGTGATAATTCCGGCATACAATGAGGAAGCAGGCATTTCCGATACCCTCGGTGCGCTTGCAGCCCAGCAGGATTCCGACTTCACGCTGCTCGTGGTGGACAACGGGTCGACCGACGATACCTGTGCCACGATCGTCGATTTCGCCGAGCGGCATCCAGAGATGCGAATACACGTGCTTTCCGAGCCGGTCAAAGGCACCGGTGCAGCGGCGGATACCGGTATGCGTCACGCAATCGGCGAAGGAGCGGAATTGTTGGCTCGCACGGACGCGGACTGCCTACCGGCGCCGGACTGGACTGCTCAGGTCCGGTGCGGATTCGCGTCGGGACTACGTCTGCTGAGCGGTGAGCTTCGGCCCAGGACCGATGAAGGAGTCGGGCGCGCACAGCTCCTGGTGGTCCGGGCAGCAGTGGAACTGGCGTCGTTCGCGGGCAGGTACCGGTCGGGCAATCAGGATCCGTCCTACCTGGGTCCCTACATGATGACTCCGGGCTGCAACATGGCGATCACCGCCGAGCTGTACATCGAGGCGGGTGGGTTCCCGCGTACTCGTATCGAAGATGTCCACGAGGACCGGGCACTCGTCAACGCCGTCCGTACCATCACCACCGACTACGGACGTCGTCGGACGATGCGCGTGTACGGATCGCAACGCCGAGTGAAGGCGTGGGGGATCGTGAAAACCCTGCAGTGGTATGCCGATCACAGGTATCGCCCCGAGCTCGTGGACATTCGATGA
- a CDS encoding Asp23/Gls24 family envelope stress response protein, producing the protein MTEPDLSELIADAVLATPGVASLHGGMFGEAATYLPGKRVSGVRIGDDGVEIHVAVTSGSSIRETADAVRTVVASLFTGPVHVTVEDIVRA; encoded by the coding sequence GTGACTGAGCCAGACCTATCCGAACTCATCGCCGATGCGGTGCTGGCGACCCCTGGGGTCGCCAGCCTGCACGGCGGTATGTTCGGCGAGGCAGCCACCTATTTGCCGGGCAAACGAGTTTCCGGAGTCCGGATCGGTGACGACGGTGTCGAGATACACGTGGCGGTGACGTCGGGAAGCTCGATCCGAGAAACGGCCGACGCCGTTCGGACCGTCGTCGCATCTCTGTTCACCGGACCCGTTCACGTGACGGTGGAGGATATCGTTCGGGCATGA
- a CDS encoding Asp23/Gls24 family envelope stress response protein — MTDSERGSLDVRQRAVTRIAEIAAGRVTGVEQVVGGITARSLPRVDADIRNGRVRATVEAATRWPTPIADVASRIRVAVAEDLSQNSGLDVDSIDVRIHYVAPERNTKNPRRVE; from the coding sequence ATGACCGATAGCGAACGAGGCTCACTCGACGTACGCCAGCGAGCCGTGACGCGAATCGCCGAAATCGCCGCCGGCCGTGTGACAGGCGTCGAACAGGTCGTGGGCGGTATCACCGCGCGCTCACTGCCGCGAGTCGACGCCGACATTCGGAATGGCCGCGTCCGCGCGACAGTCGAGGCCGCCACCCGATGGCCGACGCCTATTGCCGACGTCGCCAGCCGCATCCGCGTCGCCGTGGCCGAGGATCTTTCCCAGAACAGTGGTCTCGACGTCGATTCGATCGACGTACGCATCCACTACGTTGCGCCCGAACGAAACACGAAGAACCCCAGGAGAGTCGAGTGA
- a CDS encoding class I adenylate-forming enzyme family protein: MTGLMELIRAHADAAGDAPAVASSPGETWSYRDLVSRIDSVADYLVRVGLRPGQRMLFSIRPSPKSIAVVLGTIAAGGSIVFLDPGMGESLFRNRVSSIDPAWIAAESILYSAAAPGPLRYLTRKRGLTLPRLSEIRAHHIRSGCWLPGVPRKAVDVRKLLHTQTAARISPNRDPDTEALVVFTSGTTAEPKAVVHSERSLVAAFRALVERAELGRDSVVHTEQAMIGLPALLAGGTWSIPKHGLLSGVDERGFLRTIGDATHTFVVPARLPKVLRLIESGAATAPRDLRHLLLGGAPVNAGLLRSVRNVLPNVDVMAIYGMTEILPVATVSAADKLAFDGPGDLVGTPVTGVEVRIGDDGELHLRGPNLCTGYLGSDSMTEHASGDLGTVVNGRIVLSGRKKDMFIRGETNIYPGLYEPAISSLPGVDGCAFVAVADTVGDERVTLALVTVDATAFAEASQAVASIVDHAAMPDRIVRVDAIPTSGRSMKPDRTMLARQLERAGLL; encoded by the coding sequence ATGACCGGGTTGATGGAGTTGATCAGAGCGCACGCCGACGCCGCGGGTGACGCTCCCGCTGTCGCCTCCTCACCGGGAGAAACCTGGTCCTACCGCGACCTGGTGAGCCGAATCGACTCTGTTGCAGACTATCTCGTGCGTGTCGGACTACGTCCTGGGCAACGAATGCTGTTCTCCATCCGTCCGTCACCGAAGTCGATTGCTGTGGTCCTGGGGACGATTGCCGCCGGTGGATCGATCGTGTTCCTCGATCCAGGCATGGGCGAGAGTCTCTTTCGCAACCGAGTGTCCTCGATCGACCCCGCTTGGATCGCAGCGGAATCGATCCTGTACTCGGCCGCAGCGCCTGGTCCCCTCCGATATCTCACACGCAAACGCGGACTTACGCTGCCTCGATTGAGCGAGATACGCGCACACCACATCCGATCGGGATGTTGGCTGCCGGGTGTGCCGCGCAAAGCCGTCGATGTCCGAAAGCTGTTGCATACCCAGACCGCCGCGCGAATATCGCCGAACCGGGACCCCGACACGGAAGCGCTCGTCGTCTTCACTTCCGGCACCACTGCCGAGCCGAAGGCCGTGGTGCATTCGGAGAGATCACTCGTTGCAGCGTTTCGGGCACTCGTGGAACGCGCCGAACTCGGCCGCGACTCCGTTGTGCACACGGAACAAGCCATGATCGGCCTGCCCGCCCTGCTAGCAGGTGGGACGTGGAGCATTCCCAAGCACGGCCTGCTCTCGGGTGTGGACGAACGTGGGTTCCTGCGAACGATCGGCGACGCGACACATACGTTCGTCGTTCCTGCTCGTCTTCCGAAAGTGTTGAGGCTTATCGAGTCCGGAGCGGCGACGGCACCTCGAGATCTGCGGCATCTCCTGCTCGGTGGGGCACCGGTGAACGCGGGGTTGCTGCGATCGGTTCGGAACGTACTACCGAACGTAGACGTCATGGCCATCTACGGGATGACCGAGATACTCCCCGTTGCCACGGTGTCGGCGGCAGACAAACTTGCCTTCGACGGTCCGGGTGATCTCGTCGGGACGCCCGTCACCGGTGTCGAGGTCCGCATTGGAGACGACGGCGAGCTGCACTTGCGCGGGCCGAACCTGTGTACCGGGTACCTGGGATCGGACTCGATGACCGAGCACGCATCGGGGGATCTCGGCACGGTGGTGAACGGTCGAATTGTTCTGTCCGGCCGCAAGAAGGACATGTTCATCCGCGGTGAGACGAACATCTATCCGGGACTGTACGAGCCGGCCATCAGTTCGCTCCCCGGCGTCGACGGTTGTGCTTTCGTGGCCGTCGCCGACACTGTCGGCGACGAGCGGGTCACGCTCGCTCTCGTCACGGTCGACGCCACCGCGTTTGCCGAGGCGAGCCAGGCGGTGGCGTCGATCGTCGACCATGCGGCAATGCCCGATCGGATTGTGCGTGTCGACGCCATCCCCACATCGGGACGATCGATGAAGCCCGACCGTACGATGCTGGCCCGTCAGCTGGAGAGAGCAGGTTTGCTATGA
- a CDS encoding DUF2273 domain-containing protein, translated as MTTSTIGLFVGLLLAIAAAAGGFTGFLFAVILAVAGFAVGRYIDGELDVSAFSRGRRHDR; from the coding sequence ATGACAACCTCGACCATCGGCTTGTTCGTCGGACTTCTGCTGGCGATCGCCGCAGCCGCAGGCGGTTTCACCGGCTTTCTGTTCGCCGTGATCCTTGCGGTCGCAGGCTTCGCGGTCGGACGTTACATCGACGGCGAACTGGACGTCTCGGCATTCTCCCGTGGACGCCGGCATGACCGATAG